In Vigna radiata var. radiata cultivar VC1973A chromosome 3, Vradiata_ver6, whole genome shotgun sequence, the following proteins share a genomic window:
- the LOC106757259 gene encoding temperature-induced lipocalin-1-like — MAKKEMEAVRGLDLKRYMGRWYEIASFPSFFQPKNGVNTRATYTLNNDGTVNVLNETWSNGKRDSIEGTAYKADPKSDEAKLKVKFYVPPFLPIIPVVGNYWVLYIDDDYQYALIGEPTRKYLWILCRQTHLDEESYNFLVEKAKEEGYDVSKLQKTPQSDPPPEAEEGSQDTKGIWWFKSLFGK, encoded by the exons ATGGCGAAGAAAGAGATGGAAGCTGTGAGAGGTTTGGACTTGAAAAGGTACATGGGTCGATGGTACGAGATTGCTTCATTCCCTTCGTTTTTTCAGCCAAAGAATGGTGTGAACACCAGAGCCACATATACCCTTAACAACGATGGTACTGTGAATGTGCTGAACGAGACTTGGTCTAATGGAAAGAGAGACTCCATAGAAGGTACTGCTTACAAGGCAGAcccaaaatctgatgaagcaaaGTTAAAGGTAAAATTTTATGTTCCACCTTTCTTGCCGATCATCCCTGTCGTTGGGAACTACTGGGTCCTCTACATTGATGACGATTATCAGTATGCTTTGATCGGCGAACCGACCAGGAAATATCTTTGG ATTTTATGCAGGCAAACCCATTTGGATGAAGAGAGCTACAATTTTCTTGTTGAGAAAGCGAAGGAGGAAGGATATGATGTGAGCAAACTCCAGAAGACTCCACAGAGTGATCCGCCACCAGAGGCGGAAGAAGGATCCCAAGACACCAAAGGCATTTGGTGGTTCAAATCCCTTTTTGGCAAATAG